aatagtaaataacttttttgattatttatttttctaaaatcttttcacacataaattaattgttaagtgTTTGCGATGTATATACAATGATCGTTTGGTTGTGtgtttaatgattttgaaagataaataatacttatctcttttattaaaaaaagtattaaaaatacttattataatctatgtaCATCAGAAACAATGTATAGAAATGAATACTCGAAAACTTGAAAACTATAagacaatataaatatcttaatataatatttctaaaaactataaatttgtttaattaagaaTGGAAAAATTACTAAGATCGAACTAggattatttcatatttattttttattaaaatatcgttaaaaCTGTTGTTCGTTCGTATGTttgttgtacatattatgattatattaatataattactatgtCGATTGTTGGAAATCAACGATTCTGGAATGTACGTGAAACGATAAGGGTCATCAAATATCCAGTATGATTCTGACGAATAtttcgtatacattttttttcgaactCAAGTCGGATGTGTGGACCTAACTCGATGGCATCATTCATGTAAACGTACACGTATCGTTTCGGAAACGTTCGcccatacaataaatatatatatatatatagtttaggtACTCCTTTCCTCGTAGTATTTAAAGAAGGATGCGCGCGGGAGAGCTCagacagataataatatataatataatattatgtgtaacgCATGCTGCGGTCCTTGAAAATCATTTCTTCCCGAATTCAAAAGAATTGTGTAATCCGCGTGCGCGAGCTCGCGTtagtgtgtatatgtgtacgttatttatttatttatttcatttcatttcCTTTTTCACCTGTGCACTGCTGCGATAGCGCAATGTATAATACGTCTCGGCGGCGTGTCCTGCTGCTGCTGCAGGaggtctgaaaaataaaaattatagccaTAGTCAATTACGGTACCATTTGGACAGCGATCGCGGGGACGTACGTCAGCACACTAAAAACCAAACGCACTCAATAAACATGCCCGTTTTATAGGTTAACCATAGGGCTCCCTCCAAGTATGAgtttgtatgtgtgtgtgtgcgcatCACCTTTTGCCGCCACCGTCGTCGTTggccgtatatatatatgtatatgtatatgtatattatatacctgtaGAATACGCGCCGCCATGGCCGCCTCTATTTGCGCGGTACCATCAAAAAGGACCGGGACGGCaataatttacacatttattgaATCCTCTTGTTTTTATTCTCACAGGTTTTATGGCGTCTCCCGGATCGGAGGGGagatttaatacttttagtttttatcgtTCACCCGGGCAGCGTATTATACAAGCGGACGatacacatatataggtacgtatatacACGCACGTGATGGTTTTTCGCGTCCATATTCGAACGCACAAGAGGAGGGTCtcttacaaaatatagtttataccgAATTCCGACGATTCAGACCGCACAACAACAACGATTTATCGCGGTGAAacgaaaaatacaatactataacaAAAGTACAACGCGTGTTATacgattcaatataatatgtttatatatatatatatttatatttatatacaatataaactgTCGGAAAACCGTCTCGAGAATAATATgcacataaacatatattacacGTCGGGTCGCGGTCGTGGCGCTTTGTCGGCAGCGGTCAAGTCCAATGACGTATTCACTTACGCAAGTGCACGTATCGCGCATACCCCTCATGCAGTGGTGAATTAGGATAATCGTACACCTACTTATACTTCTATATGTTCATATTAATACGATTTGTCAGTGAAATAATCGTTCAaagcacaataataaattgatttcaatatttatgcgCCCACGTGGTTATCACACAACATTTTGGTAGCCcactgtatatattgtataatatgatatacctataggtacatttttgaCTTTATAGACGCgtaaaaccatatgtttttatttattttaccagacgtaaaaaaatttaaaacaccaCGCCTAATTACTATAccctttataatattgtgttttctaACCACATTTTCTTTTGCGCACCCTATTAGCATCCTAGTGTCTTAACTGTTTAGGATCCTCCGATGGCACTTAGAATGACTACACTAATGTGCCGTGTGTATAcaaagtaataacatatatatatatattacgatcACTCGTGTGATTATCAAAAACGCGTCGATAGAACTTCgtcaagttaaaatatttcgagTTACCAcgatagtaattaattaaactttgaaaaaatGCACATAATCTTCACTCCTATTATGAACTCGTTCACATTTTATCATGGTTTTGATAGAACTCATCACATGTAGTAACTGCTAAGTGTTAGATGTATCTAAAatctgaattataaattaaataaaataaatcacattCATTGTTTtgctatttacaatatttaattttaataaaaaaattaattttgggtaaaattataagttaataatctAAAACTATGGTCATtatcttatataaaatgtgtcaaaagcgtttttaaaatatttatttaaatcataacttTAATCATGAATTCCAAGGAATTTTTCCCAATAAGTCATAAATGTCACCAAaggaattaatattaatatcaggTTAAGTACACAAAAACAGTATTTGTCGATGACATGGTAAATAATATGGAAACGTTTAAACATAGTTTTtcagtagatataatattatgtacacgtaAATAAGATATTACTTCAGTTCTCTTAAAAAACCAATACAATTCttgactaaataaaaatacatacttatatcaTGATGGCTCGGCCGCGTGATTTTTAGAGCACTCACAACTCGCATAAAAGAATTtgggtacctacctaatttaaCGCACTTATGACAAAAACATACACAAACTTGTTGGAACACACTTTAACTTCAGCAATGACATAATACTCAGTATCATTTTAATCGTTTGTTTGAACAGTTGCACTTTCGAATAAAAGCTTAAAAGCCGTCGTCGACGaacaaacttttatttataagcatgctgcgtatatataagtacataacagCACAGATACGtgtataaaagtttaactGCAGTTATCTGTTGTCGCTATgacaacataaaaaatacgttaactttagttaaacaaattttcaacGGTCGAAACATCGAACGATAactatagtaaaatgtatacatatacttacaataggaacatcaaaattattagaatatattatttattgtatgtttgCAGGTGGtcgtataaaatttacaaatacattttaaataaaacatttacgtTTGGTACCAGCTATGAGTAATTCGGAGTTACACACATGATGGTAAACCACAGACCGTCATAAATAGGGGTGTTCGGGccagttaattttatatcttcGCATTGAATTCGCCGATCTGTTATTTGTGTTCACatatcattacaataattacataacattaaataattatagttatgacATAAAACTCGTATTATGAATAAGTATGATGGTTGTcaaagattataattattattgtagtatcgcgactgtattataaaataacgatatattgtCTCTCGAACCATAacgtatataaacattaaaaaagtaattattagaCTTGGGACAAATTGTCCACGTCGATACAAGCATAAAATCcttaatgtaggtatttacAGTGGATAATCTTATAtcaaataagttaatttttgtatacacgCGGCGTATAAccctacaaaatattttaaaagggaTAAAATGTTtgcacaaatataaaaataattgcttaGTAACAATCTTTTTAAGTGAACACATAGCACATAATTGTTATACTTCAGTAGTGAGTGATACATTTATTGTGTTGATAATTCATCAACGAAatcaaatatgtttaatttttatcttgtataataataaggaaacctttacctttatttataatatacaatttaaatattataaaattacaaaacaaaaattaaaataaaaaactttaaacataGTAATTTAGTGACTGTCatcaattttacatttgttatattatatattatcagtgGCGAAGCTTGGGTTCGGGATTAGGgtagacaaatttaaaataatattttttagaaagaaattatttaaataaaaatacacaaataaacttattttattcatagcaCTAACtagtaacaatttttttatattattttatagattaaatctatttttctattttttgtttttgcaaataaatcaataacttcATCAATAAATGTAGGATCTGTGGATAACTCGTTcaacatttgtttttcaatgGCCAGTGATGACAAATTTGACAATCGGTCATTGTTCATAGAATTtcttaaaaacgttttaatacgTTTCAAAGCACTCATATTCCTCTCACTAGAAGAAGTTGTTACAGGGATGCATAAtactaattgtaataattttgaaagttCTTGATATACATCTAGTAAAttgtctaaaattaaataaaaataattaattataaatattttaaattaaaatgtacattataattttttatattcttacttttgtataaataattgaataaatcttttggtgttaaatatttatcagggctgtcataaattatttccaaTTCATTTTGTAATCGTTCTAAGTTAAATATGTCtggaaaatgattttttagttcCATTAGTTTATCCATtgggaaattatttttgtaatcctTAAACGACGTATTATTTGTAAGCtcgacaaatttttaatttatgaaatcttTAAATCGAACTTAAATTTGTACTATTATAGAATctaatatttcataagttaGAGTTTTGagatcaattatatttttttctgaatattgTAGTTCGCTATTTAACTCCATCGCCGATTTACAACATATTGATATAGTCTCCTCTTTTCTCATTGCAATTAATTgatcagaaaatatttttatttgtttgacaCAATATTGAACATCAGCAGTGCATTTAGtctgtagtattaaaaatacatgatctgaatataaaaatagttttttaaacaaacaaagtaaataaacaaatttaaaatttgttagctTATGCAATAAACCATATgccatatttatagttattggaTCCCAGTCGTCTTCGTCTGTAACACAAGTTATCGCTTTTTTCAATTCTATAAAATGGGTAGTAATAGTTGCAGCAGCTCTGGAGTGATAATTCCACCTCGTTTCACAACTTTGAGGAAGTTTAAACCCTTTTTCCCTTAAAAGCTGACTTCTTTTTGGCGAtctactaaaaaatgtatgaaacatAGTCAAatcacttataaatattttcacagaTTTTATCGATTTTGATCCGTGTAGAAACACTAGGTTAAGTTGGTGAGCATAACAATGTATGAACATTGCTTTTGGATACGACTGTTTAATAATAGCTTGAACTCCATTCTTTTGCCCTGCCATAACAGCTGCTCCGTCATATGTTTGACACACTAGTTTATCACCTATattccaattttttatttctgttaataaaatttcagATAGGCCAAAGGCAGATTTATCTTTTGATACATCGAAAAATCCTATAAACCTCTCTTCAATTTTGTTATCGACtacatatctaaatataatgcTCATTTGAGATTTACACGATACATCTGTTGTTTCATCAGCttgaatagaaataaaatttgctTTTTGTAATTCGtttgaaattttagtttttaacacACTAGTAATACAGGAAATTAAATCGTTTTGAATATCGCTTGATGTTCCTTTAAAAACTGAATTCGACATAAAATGTTCTCTGAGAAGTTGCTCTTCTCGAGAAAGTAAATCTAAAAGTTCTAAATAATTTCCTTTATTTATAGAAGAACTATGTTCGTTATGAGCACGAAAAGCTATTTCTTGCTTTcccaaaaaacaaataacatgtATTAAACGTGTTAATATTCGACGATTAACACCGACATTTTCATTATGTTTAATTGCAGCCAAACGACGTCCTTCCGACAGTGCATGTTCAATTCGATTTGCCCCAAGTAACATAAATTGTTCTTGGGAAGTTAAATGTGTTTTACTTATTGCATGTTTTGATGCTTTACGATCAAAATTTTTCATAACTGAAATACCATCACTTCCCCATGTTTTTTCTCCCCGAaacagtaaacaataataacaaaataatttacctagaTTTTTACTTCCAGCTAACCACGCATATTTTGTGTACCatgatatttgaaattttcgtaTTGTTTTCCCATCAACCGTTTCCAAACTTAAACGTGGTGTtggttttttcgtttttaattgaaGTTTATGTTCGAAAGAGTAGTTATGAATtcctacttttaaaatttcactTATTATATCTGAACActccatattattaaatttaaaacacttcGCGTTCCAACGAGAAACAACaactaggtacctaaatagtttaaaatatgtttaaaagattcatcaatttaaatataaaatataaattattaaaaatacactgctattaaaattaaatacgtattatgctattattattactgcttactgtataaatacgaataagaaaataattattactatattatatcattatcttATCGTCATGtgggtatatttataaatataccataaCGATACATTCGTGAGACATGTCTCCATTAACTCAATGCGCACGATACCCCTCCTTCAAGAACCCACCACACCGCATGTTCTAAAGTATGAGACACTATTCACATTGTCTATATATCTagcaaataacattattattgactattgtctTGTTTTGACCCGACAGCGTCTATTTAAATCTGTTtatgcatgtatattttatattttataatttttagaataattataaactaaaatatcgtctataataaaaatacaaatttgaaattacaatacattttaattttttaaaaactttaggtatattttaatacgattataaaacacaaattgACGAATCATTTTTAATGGGTAGACAATGTCTCTTTGTCTCATAGGTAGCTTCgccactgtatattataataatattatacattatacatacatttcaaGAACACAGCAGTGTACctattatcattatgaaaAGTGTTAAGATGCACAGACACAGCCACATACTTATTTTCATGAAAACaaccaacaataaataatatgcgttttattatgaatagtattttaaatttcacattagatgataataattttattattatttggaaaaatcaatttgacttgaataaaataatactatataggtcAAAATATGTTGGTCAGAATATACGAATCGAGctttaaaaccaatattaacgctaaaaaagatatatatttctactgaggatttttactacattttttaacagatTTTTTTAGGGATTTTTAATCTCGTAATCCCTTCTGCCCCTAATTTTACAGCTGAATAGTGAACGATGtctattaggtattttattatatatactcgtaccaGCTAgtcgtacctatattaataactcACGTACACAAATCGAAGCCCCGCTATCGATCACGAcaggatgtttttttttttcatttttactaatatattatgtactgtagggtgattcttttattataagctaggcaatattaaaaaaaaaaaaattttaatacttttaaccttttttttttaaattttaattcccCGTTGTATTGACTGATGGTTCACGAAAAGAATTACtgtgtttattgttatacagctaaaattcgtcaaaatggatatttagaatattgtaTAGGATAGTATAATAGGTAACGAATATAAAATCCGGAAAGTAATGGCCAAATTCAATAACGCACACTGTAAAATGGGTAATAGGGGAAGAATCATAAATAGATACAATGAAATGAAGAGTTAGTGCGAGAATCCCACAACAAAGAATTAGGCATTTGCCCTTCAgtttgcaatatatatatggactaagtaaaaaattaaaatagaacaaagagaaaaaatactaaaattccagaaaagaaaaaattaaccgTTGAAGGTTAAATTGcaagaattaattataagaacaATATCAAGAATTTccttaaatgtatttcaatagtattaattaatttgatgtagtacataacaaataaacatttttaatcgttttgTAAGATAcacgatattaattattagataggtattaaatttattcaaaatatatatatataatttatttatttaaggtaCTTACTAATACCTATGATATAcctttcattataaattaagtatagaattttttagtatttttcttaCATTCGTGCCAGTTTATAGCCTTGCAGAGGTTTGactttggaattttttatcgtgaatatttttaccatggacatattttataccgtGAATATTCAAATCACGGACTACTACTTTAAAAGTTTCATACCGCAGATAGTATAgaacaattattgtaataaatcgagttatttataaacagtCGTGTCCATCGAGGGCGTGTATACGTTACTATTCTATACGTCGCACGTTGAGGACGTTTTACAATAGCTTTAatcatctatatattattatcgtttattacGTCTATCTTACACCTTTGTAAGTTGCGTTAAAATTTACGTACGACAATATTGTAGGCATGCACACGGGCCCCATAGCTGTCCGCCTGTAACCATCCGCAGCCAGActgcacattatattattatgtacaacggGTGCGCGAGCGTGTGTCTCTGCCGCCGAGGCATATCGCGTACGTCACGCGTCTTTAATCCGATAGTTTGACAGGCATTCAAACGAGATTAGCTGCGGGCGCGGAGGACTGCTGCTGCTGATGCTGCTGCCGTCGTACCACAACGTGCCACCGCTAATGTCTCCATTTAGTCGGGTGGCTTTCAAACGcacattataatgtgtatatacggtatacatttattatattataatatatgtatacacaaaataCTACACGTACGCGCATTCGCtcgtatcaatattataatatataacgtcGTGTacgatatcattattatcatcgtgtgtagttatatattataatatgcacgcGCGCGtggaaataatgtataataataatatactcaactCGTTTATACCGGCGCGCgtattatacacacaacaGGCGAGCGttctatacctatacatatcgTATTATGATATACTGTACGCGTACTATTACTCTATATacctgtttatatatatacatatatattataatacttctcGCGGCGTCCGACCATTGTTGTGCGCGCGAACGAACAGACGCCCGATAACGCCGGCACATTATAAATACGATGATAATCCAACGCGCTCACATTATGTGCGTGTCTGTATGATATTTGCCGCGCAGCAGCTATTATCGAAAGGGATCCGACGCGCACGGGGCATACGTACAATACTACTCGATCGTCAATTACTAGACGACGTTAGTCGCGAGCACGCGCGCGTGTGTCGTGTGCGTACCATTATGTGTGAACTATTACttcgcatataatatataacgataGTATGTAAATGCTTGTACCGactgttattgttgttatgcGTAAACGCGCGGCGCGGGCAGGAGGCATACACGCgcgatatgtataataccatattatacacCTATGTGCATTTCTGTGTAAAGGGCCCGTGGAAAATTATCCTCTCCGGGGGATTTCGCGCGAGTATTGTTGTCGTCGCGATACGCGTATTTatgacaacaacaataatggtaataataacgtaataaGCGAGACCTTACGTTACCTTGGGCGCGTTATTATTGCGCGCATTTCGTCCGGCCGGGAGACTTTAATCCGCCGTGCCCCCTCCACCCCACTCACCAACACCGCCACGACTACTCCGCGCCGCCGCCAGTGAAATCCCGCACGACCCGGCGTTTTGCTGTCGTCGCTGTGCCTATATGGCTAAATCGCGGTAGGCGTACACCGGGCGTGAGTGTTCAGTGTTATGTACGCTGCAGCAGAATCGCATCACTGTAGCGTcccaagaataataataaaaaaaaaaaatgatcactagaaattacaatatttacggTCCGACGAGACGCTTACCGGTAACTCGATATTTTGGGGATGGTCgtccaaaattatattataaattatacaccgtatataatataatatacgataataatcacgtaatatatgatttatattgattaggttaaaaaaaaaaaaaaaatattttgagcaaAAGAGATGCAATGATCGATATCTACAAGGATCGTTTATATCTTATacggtatttatattatttattagcagTATTTCCTTAATTAGGTAAACTTAAGTGGTTTGTTTCGAAATCAACA
This genomic stretch from Rhopalosiphum maidis isolate BTI-1 chromosome 3, ASM367621v3, whole genome shotgun sequence harbors:
- the LOC113557910 gene encoding zinc finger MYM-type protein 1-like, translated to MECSDIISEILKVGIHNYSFEHKLQLKTKKPTPRLSLETVDGKTIRKFQISWYTKYAWLAGSKNLGKLFCYYCLLFRGEKTWGSDGISVMKNFDRKASKHAISKTHLTSQEQFMLLGANRIEHALSEGRRLAAIKHNENVGVNRRILTRLIHVICFLGKQEIAFRAHNEHSSSINKGNYLELLDLLSREEQLLREHFMSNSVFKGTSSDIQNDLISCITSVLKTKISNELQKANFISIQADETTDVSCKSQMSIIFRYVVDNKIEERFIGFFDVSKDKSAFGLSEILLTEIKNWNIGDKLVCQTYDGAAVMAGQKNGVQAIIKQSYPKAMFIHCYAHQLNLVFLHGSKSIKSVKIFISDLTMFHTFFSRSPKRSQLLREKGFKLPQSCETRWNYHSRAAATITTHFIELKKAITCVTDEDDWDPITINMAYDHVFLILQTKCTADVQYCVKQIKIFSDQLIAMRKEETISICYNLLDVYQELSKLLQLVLCIPVTTSSSERNMSALKRIKTFLRNSMNNDRLSNLSSLAIEKQMLNELSTDPTFIDELVL